The genomic segment GCCGGCGTGATGCAGGGCCCCAACAACATTCTCGGCCCCGGCTACACCAGCGCCGCCGTGGGCGTGACGGTTGAGGGCGCCAACATCATGACGCGCACGCTGATCACTTTTGGTCAGGGCGCGACACGCTGCCACCCCTACGCCCTGAACGTGGTCAACGCCGCCGAAGCCGATGACGTCGAGGCATTTCGCAGCAACCTGCTGGCGTGGTTCGGACACTTCTTCGCGACCACCGGCCGCAGCCTGGTGCGCAGCGTGACGCGTGGCTGGTCGGTTCCGATGCCGCAGGACGTGCACGGCGCGACCAAGGTGCACTACCGGCGCCTCGGCTGGGCCGCCAGCCGCTTCTCGATGCTGACCAACATTGCCATGTTCGCGCTTGGCGGCAAGCTCAAGGCACGCGGCAATCTCACCGGCCGCTATGCCGACGCACTGGCGTGGATGATTCTCGCCAGCGGCGCACTGCGGCGCTTCGAGGCCGAGGGCGCGCGCCGTGACGACCTGCCGCTGCTGCATTACAGCGTCCAGTACGCCATGGCGCAGGTGCAGGAAGCGTTCGAGGGCATCTACGCCAACTTCGACGGCCCGGTCGGCGCAGCGCTGCGAGTGCTGGGGCTGTGGTGGGTGCGCATCAACCCGGTCGGCAGCCTGCCGGACGACGCCCTAAGCCACAAAGCCGCACTGACCACGCAAACCTATGGCGAGCAGTACAAACGCCTGCACGACGGGGTTTATTTCCCGCCGGCAGATCAGCCGGGCTTTGGCCGACTCGTCAACACCTTCAGGCTGATGGCCGATGCCGAGCCGGCGCTGCAGAAGGTGGTGATGGCGCAAAAGGCCAACAAGCTGCCGCGCGGCGAGCCCGAACTCATGGCGCCGGAGGCGGCCAAGGCCGACATCATCAGCCGTGACGAGGCCAACCGCATTGCCGCCGCCTACGAGGCGCGCCTGCTGAACATCGAGGTCGATGTCTTCACCCCCGAGCAGTACTTCGAGACCTCGAAGGGACAGAACGGGATCTACTTCGGCGTACCGCCGGCCGCGCCCAAGAAAGCGCGGGTCACCAAAGCCAAGGCCGAAGCCGCCTGAGGCCAGGGACTGCAGCATGAAAAAGGCCCGACGCGTCGGGCCTTTTTCATGCACAACCGGGGCTCAACGCGAGCCGGGCGGCTCGCGTGTCTCCATGGCACGTCGCAGCTGCGGGGGCAGCGAAAACACAATGGTCTCTTCCCGGCCTTTCATTTCTTCGGCGGTGGTGCCGCCCATCGCCTTCAGCCGCGCGACCACGTCCTGAACGATGGTCTCGGGCGCGCTGGCACCCGCCGTCACGCCAACGGCCTGGCAGCCGTCAAACCATGCCGCCCGCAAGTCATCAGGGCCATCGACCAGGTAGGCATTGACGCCGGCCAGAGTGCCCAACTCGCGTAGCCGGTTCGAGTTGGAGCTGTTTGCCGAACCGACCACCAGCAACACGTCGCATTGCTGGACCAAGGCTTTGACTGCCTCCTGCCGGTTGGTGGTGGCGTAGCAAATGTCGTCCTTGCGCGGACCCATGATGCTCGGAAAGCGCACCCGCAACGCGTCGATGACCTTGGCGGTGTCGTCCATCGACAGCGTGGTCTGCGTCACATAGGCCATGTGCGTGGGCTGCCTGGGGTTGAGCCCCTCGACGTCGGCAGGCGATTCAACCAGGTGAATCGCACCGCCAAAGCTGGTGTCGAACTGCCCCATGGTTCCTTCGACTTCAGGGTGTCCGGCGTGACCGATCAGCACCACGTCGCGTCCTTCGCGGGCATAGCGCTGTACTTCGATATGCACCTTGGTGACCAGCGGGCAGGTCGCGTCAAACACCGTCAGACCACGCTGGCGGGCTTCATCGCGCACCGCCTGCGAGACGCCATGGGCCGAGAAAATGCAGGTGGCGCCGGCGGGGATCTGATCGACCTCTTCGACAAATATGGCGCCGCGATTGCGCAGGTCATCGACCACGAAGCGGTTGTGCACCACCTCGTGCCGTACGTAGATGGGTGGGCCAAGCTGCTCGATAGCGCGCTCGACGATCTCGATGGCGCGGTCAACACCCGCACAAAAACCACGCGGGTTGGCGAGGACGATTTTCATGCCGACTTACGCGCCGCCCGCTCGCGCCGCCACTGTAGAAACGCATCGAGGATCAGCACGGCAGCGCCGACCGAGATGGCCATGTCGGCGACATTGAACGCGGCGAAGTGCCAGGTCCCCCAATAGAAGTCAATGAAGTCAACGACGTAACCGCGGCCGACACGATCCATCACGTTGCCCAGCGCGCCGCCGAGGATCAGTGCCAGGCCCACGGCCATCAGCCGCTCGGTCTGCGGGTGGCGACGCAGCCAGATCAAAATGCCCACGCTGACCGCCACGCCCAGCGTGACAAAGAACAGCGGCGGCGCATTCGACAACATCGAAAACGCCGCGCCGGTGTTGTGCAGGCGAATGAGGTTGAAGTGCGGAATCAGCGGCAGCACGTCGTAGTGCTCGAAGTTGCGCACCACCAGCTGCTTGGTGACCTGGTCAATCAGGATCACGGCAGCCGACAGCCACAGCCAGTAAACGTTTTTGTATGCAACAGACATGGATCAGCCGATTTCCTGTCGAGGGGTCGAGGTCAAGGAAGGGACCACAAGATTAGCAGCCCGGCACACGGGTTCACGATTCGTCGTCTTGGGCCGCGCCGGCGAGCGCCGAACGCAAAAAGGCCCCGTGCGACTGGGGCCTTTTTGGCAACGCTTCAGCGGCAAGCGACCTCTGATTTGGCGGAGAGAGAGGGATTCGAACCCTCGATGCGGTTTGACCCGCATACACGCTTTCCAGGCGTGCTCCTTCAACCACTCGGACACCTCTCCAGGGGGCGGGAGTATAGCCGAAGGTCAGCGACCAATTGGGTCAGGCGTCCGGCTGTTTCGGCATGTCGGGTGGCACGTCGAGGCAGCGGACCCGAGTCTTGTCCGGGTTGGCCGGATCAGGCTCTTCGAACGCGTAGGACTCTTCCGCCGCCGCCACCTCGGGAATGCGCAGCGCCGAGGGCGAGCTGGGCGGCGAAATGCCATCCACCGAGTTCACGGTCTCCGCCATCTCGGCAGCTTGGTAGGGCTGTTCACGCTCACAGTGCCGGGTCGTGCTGCAACCGGTCGCCAGCAAGGCAAGGAAGGTGACGCTACAAGCAGTTTTCATCATGAGGTTCAGATCTGAATACCGGCTTCGGCGAGCGCGGCGGTCACGGTGGATTCACAGGAAGTTGCGAGCGGTACCAGCGGCAGCCGCAGCCCTTCCCCGATACGGCCCATGCGGGCAAGTGCCCATTTCACGGGGAGCGGATTGGGTTCGACAAACAGATCACGGTGAAGTGCCTGCAGCGGCGCGTCCAGCTCGGCGGCGCGGGCGCTGTCACCGGCCAGGGCGGCAGCGCACATCTGATGCATGGCCTCCGGCGCGACGTTGGCGGTCACCGAAATGTCGCCATGAAAGCCCAGCAAGATTGACTCGCGCGCCGTGGCGTCATCCCCCGAATACAGGGCGAAGGTGGGGCCCAGACCCAGCGCCAGCAGTTCGCGAACCCGGGCCATCTCGCCCTTGGCCTCTTTGACACCGACGATATTCGGCACCTGCGCCAGACGGGCGACGGTGGCCGGCAGCATGTCGACCCCGGTGCGGCCGGGCACGTTGTAAGCAATGATCGGCAGGTCAACCGCTTCGGCAATCGCTTTGTAGTGGCGGAACAGGCCTTCCTGCGGGGGCTTGTTGTAATACGGGGTGACGATCAGCGCGGCATCGGCACCAATGGCGGCGCTCTTTTCAGTCAGCTCAATGGCTTCAGCGGTGCTGTTGGCGCCCGTGCCGGCGATGACCGGAATGCGTCCACAGGCCCGGTCCACCACCCGCTTGATGACGGCAATGTGCTCGTCAAGGTCGAGTGTGGCGGACTCGCCGGTGGTGCCCACAGCGACGATGCCGTCGGTGCCTTCGGCGATATGCCAATCCACCAGGCGGTCGAGCGCGTCCCATTGGATGGCGCCGTCGGCATCCATGGGGGTCACCAGCGCGACCAGACTGCCTTTGATCATGTGATTGAGCGTCAAACAACAAAATAGGTCGACGAGTATAACGACAGCCTCGTATTCACGACTCCCTTGCGCCTGCTTGAGGCCGGTTTACACTTGCCGTTAGTTCGCCCACCTGACGCCATGTCCAACTCCGACAACCTGCTGTCCATCTCCATTCTAGGTCGCGCCCGAGCCGATATTCCGCTTGAGCTGTTCAAGGCCATCCGCGAGCGCGGGGGCGAGGTTGAGGACTGTCGAATTGCCCCCATCGGCGACCTGCTCACGGCCAACATGGTGGTTTCGGGCAACTGGAGCACCCTGGGCAGGCTCGAGACCGCGCTGCCGGGCGTCGCCGAGCGACTGGAGCTGCAGATCCGCTTTGAACGCTGCGGCGCGCGCGAACCGTTACCCGACTTTCGCCCCTATGCGGTCGACGTGATCGCCCCCCAGCAGCCCGACCTGCTGGTGCACCTGCTCGAGTTCTTCAGCGCCCAGGGCGTACAGAGCCCGGAAATATCGTCGCAGAAATATGCGTCCACCCACACCGGTGCGAGCATGTGTAGCGTACAAATGGTGTGCCACGTTCCGGTCAGCCAGCATCCGCAGGCGCTGCGCGAATCGTTCATGGATTTGTGCGATGACCTGAATGCGGACGGCATGATGGACCCCATCAAAACCTGAAACTCACCTCTCGGAGCATTCAATCGCGTTATGGCATTT from the Polycyclovorans algicola TG408 genome contains:
- the ispH gene encoding 4-hydroxy-3-methylbut-2-enyl diphosphate reductase, whose product is MKIVLANPRGFCAGVDRAIEIVERAIEQLGPPIYVRHEVVHNRFVVDDLRNRGAIFVEEVDQIPAGATCIFSAHGVSQAVRDEARQRGLTVFDATCPLVTKVHIEVQRYAREGRDVVLIGHAGHPEVEGTMGQFDTSFGGAIHLVESPADVEGLNPRQPTHMAYVTQTTLSMDDTAKVIDALRVRFPSIMGPRKDDICYATTNRQEAVKALVQQCDVLLVVGSANSSNSNRLRELGTLAGVNAYLVDGPDDLRAAWFDGCQAVGVTAGASAPETIVQDVVARLKAMGGTTAEEMKGREETIVFSLPPQLRRAMETREPPGSR
- the lspA gene encoding signal peptidase II, with amino-acid sequence MSVAYKNVYWLWLSAAVILIDQVTKQLVVRNFEHYDVLPLIPHFNLIRLHNTGAAFSMLSNAPPLFFVTLGVAVSVGILIWLRRHPQTERLMAVGLALILGGALGNVMDRVGRGYVVDFIDFYWGTWHFAAFNVADMAISVGAAVLILDAFLQWRRERAARKSA
- the dapA gene encoding 4-hydroxy-tetrahydrodipicolinate synthase, which codes for MIKGSLVALVTPMDADGAIQWDALDRLVDWHIAEGTDGIVAVGTTGESATLDLDEHIAVIKRVVDRACGRIPVIAGTGANSTAEAIELTEKSAAIGADAALIVTPYYNKPPQEGLFRHYKAIAEAVDLPIIAYNVPGRTGVDMLPATVARLAQVPNIVGVKEAKGEMARVRELLALGLGPTFALYSGDDATARESILLGFHGDISVTANVAPEAMHQMCAAALAGDSARAAELDAPLQALHRDLFVEPNPLPVKWALARMGRIGEGLRLPLVPLATSCESTVTAALAEAGIQI
- a CDS encoding glycine cleavage system protein R, translated to MSNSDNLLSISILGRARADIPLELFKAIRERGGEVEDCRIAPIGDLLTANMVVSGNWSTLGRLETALPGVAERLELQIRFERCGAREPLPDFRPYAVDVIAPQQPDLLVHLLEFFSAQGVQSPEISSQKYASTHTGASMCSVQMVCHVPVSQHPQALRESFMDLCDDLNADGMMDPIKT